In Candidatus Kerfeldbacteria bacterium, a single genomic region encodes these proteins:
- a CDS encoding adenylosuccinate synthetase, with protein MSVSQKMQRLYAQARRIFCSAQMLIITGSYWGDEGKGKIVDFLSHLYDLAVRYSGGAGAGHTLVTPEGKKFVGHLIPCGIAQGIRCVLARGVFFDLKRFIAEFEDARRVLGKKLPPIWVDKYSPLWTPWHELFERWLEHSAGGKKVGTTGKAIGPLAGLKVLRCGPQVHHLYQSKALRLRLQGLYRALKPDFDAMVKAGLIKRQDIPLPIAVEKALLRDAAIIKSMVTDTAHELSGAYTAGLRILFEAAQAPGLDIDLGTWPYVSSGHSVAGGAPLGSGLPLKAFAKAIVLMVMKALPTRVGEGPFPSEIWDRKKASWFAKMHPNLFKNTAERNAFLRDKLQRINDGRATMADWSQYFQVLGYELGATTGRGRSVGFMDLMWLHYVIRINGPQYFALTRFDMLSGIKKIPVVIGYLLDDKQLSPGMMPDTDSLSRIRPVYEFWEGWDQDITGITDWNKLPAAAKRYIWKLEKRLGVPILLIGTGPERDAIIIRPDVAKRSRHKSA; from the coding sequence ATGTCAGTTTCTCAGAAAATGCAGCGTTTGTACGCACAGGCGCGGCGCATCTTTTGTTCCGCTCAAATGCTCATCATCACCGGTTCATACTGGGGGGATGAGGGTAAGGGCAAGATCGTCGATTTTCTTTCCCATTTGTATGATCTGGCTGTCCGCTACAGTGGCGGCGCTGGTGCTGGCCATACGCTGGTGACCCCCGAGGGTAAAAAGTTCGTTGGCCATCTGATTCCGTGCGGAATTGCACAGGGTATTCGGTGCGTGTTGGCGCGCGGGGTCTTCTTTGACCTCAAGCGGTTTATCGCTGAATTTGAGGATGCTCGGCGCGTCCTCGGCAAGAAGTTACCCCCCATCTGGGTGGATAAATACTCGCCACTCTGGACACCGTGGCACGAACTCTTCGAGCGCTGGCTGGAGCATTCAGCTGGCGGCAAGAAAGTCGGCACGACTGGCAAGGCAATTGGTCCACTCGCAGGACTAAAAGTTTTGCGGTGTGGTCCGCAGGTTCATCATCTCTATCAGTCGAAAGCACTCCGCTTACGACTTCAGGGATTGTATCGGGCGCTCAAGCCTGATTTTGACGCGATGGTCAAAGCGGGTTTGATCAAGCGTCAGGACATTCCCTTGCCTATCGCCGTTGAGAAGGCGTTGCTCCGCGATGCGGCGATTATCAAGTCAATGGTCACCGATACTGCCCACGAGCTTTCTGGAGCGTATACCGCTGGTTTGCGCATACTTTTCGAGGCGGCCCAAGCACCAGGTCTGGATATTGATCTTGGTACCTGGCCGTATGTGTCATCGGGACATTCGGTCGCCGGTGGCGCTCCCTTGGGGAGTGGTTTGCCGCTGAAGGCATTCGCCAAAGCTATCGTACTGATGGTCATGAAAGCTTTGCCAACTCGTGTTGGTGAGGGTCCATTCCCATCGGAGATTTGGGATCGGAAGAAGGCGAGTTGGTTTGCCAAAATGCATCCCAACCTCTTCAAAAATACGGCGGAACGCAATGCATTTCTCCGTGACAAACTTCAGCGGATCAATGATGGCCGCGCTACCATGGCCGACTGGAGCCAGTACTTCCAAGTGTTGGGCTATGAGCTCGGCGCCACGACTGGTCGTGGTCGAAGCGTGGGATTTATGGACCTGATGTGGCTTCACTATGTCATCCGCATCAATGGTCCGCAGTATTTCGCTTTGACGCGATTCGACATGCTATCTGGAATCAAAAAAATTCCGGTGGTGATCGGGTATCTGCTTGACGATAAGCAATTGTCCCCCGGTATGATGCCCGATACCGATTCACTCTCGCGCATCCGCCCGGTCTATGAGTTCTGGGAGGGATGGGATCAGGATATCACCGGAATAACCGATTGGAACAAATTGCCGGCAGCGGCGAAACGATACATCTGGAAGCTGGAGAAGCGACTGGGCGTGCCGATTCTGCTCATTGGTACTGGCCCTGAACGGGACGCCATTATCATTCGTCCGGATGTGGCGAAGCGTTCGCGACACAAGTCTGCATAA
- the guaA gene encoding glutamine-hydrolyzing GMP synthase has translation MKEIIYVLDFGSQYSHLIVRRIRELGVYAELVAYNTPLNTLADSRGIILSGGPRNLSGSTALIPDKRIYTLGLPVLGICYGLQLMAHQLGGKVTRGTKREYGPASVHIKRAGTLFQSLARSQATWMSHGDNVTRLPRGFRALASSDNCPYVAIADERRKLFGIQFHPEVSHTKRGMVMLRNFIRATGAKRTWTMKTFVQRQIESVQTQVGNDRVVCALSGGVDSSVAATLVHRAIGKQLTCIFVDTGLLRAGEVEQVQKTFRSYQRVDLRVIQAESEFLGALAGVTDPERKRKIIGELFIRIFEREAKKLGKNVRWLVQGTLYTDAITSGVSVGKTAAVIKSHHNVGGLPKKFGFTLIEPFRELYKDEVRRVGRVLGLPQSVVERQPFPGPGLAVRIIGEITKPKLDILRFADAIVREEIDHLPLAKRPQQYFAVLPTIRSVGVQGDSRTYGFPIIVRAVSTVDFMTADWTRLSEKILSRIATRITNEVHEVNRVLYDITSKPPGTVEWE, from the coding sequence ATGAAAGAGATTATTTACGTACTTGATTTCGGTTCCCAATACTCACATCTGATTGTGCGGCGGATCCGTGAGCTTGGGGTATATGCTGAATTAGTAGCCTACAATACACCGCTCAACACATTAGCTGATTCTCGCGGTATCATCCTCTCTGGCGGTCCCAGAAACCTGTCTGGATCAACGGCATTAATCCCTGATAAACGTATCTATACGCTTGGCCTCCCTGTCCTAGGTATTTGCTACGGACTGCAATTGATGGCGCACCAATTGGGTGGCAAAGTAACGCGTGGCACTAAGCGGGAATATGGCCCAGCCTCGGTGCACATTAAACGCGCCGGCACGTTGTTTCAGTCCCTAGCGCGAAGCCAGGCGACGTGGATGTCGCACGGTGATAATGTGACGCGATTGCCTCGCGGATTTCGTGCCTTGGCCAGTTCGGACAATTGTCCGTATGTAGCAATTGCTGATGAACGCAGAAAATTATTCGGTATTCAATTCCACCCCGAAGTATCACATACAAAAAGAGGGATGGTGATGCTCCGCAATTTTATCCGTGCCACGGGTGCCAAACGCACGTGGACCATGAAAACATTTGTCCAGCGACAGATCGAATCAGTTCAAACGCAGGTGGGGAATGATCGGGTGGTTTGCGCATTATCCGGTGGGGTTGATTCATCAGTGGCTGCTACGTTGGTGCATCGAGCCATTGGTAAACAATTGACCTGCATATTTGTTGATACCGGTTTGCTTCGCGCCGGTGAAGTGGAGCAAGTACAAAAGACATTTCGTTCGTATCAACGGGTCGACCTGCGGGTGATTCAAGCAGAATCGGAATTTCTCGGTGCCTTGGCGGGCGTGACTGATCCTGAGCGGAAGCGAAAGATTATTGGTGAATTGTTTATTCGAATTTTTGAACGTGAGGCGAAGAAACTCGGCAAGAATGTCCGTTGGCTGGTGCAGGGGACGCTCTATACCGACGCGATCACATCTGGCGTGAGCGTGGGTAAAACCGCTGCGGTCATAAAATCCCACCACAACGTGGGTGGCTTGCCAAAGAAATTCGGCTTTACCTTGATTGAACCATTTCGTGAATTATACAAAGACGAAGTTCGCCGCGTCGGCCGCGTATTAGGGTTGCCGCAAAGCGTCGTCGAACGGCAGCCGTTTCCCGGGCCGGGATTGGCGGTCAGAATCATCGGCGAAATTACCAAGCCAAAGCTGGACATTTTACGCTTCGCTGATGCTATTGTGCGTGAAGAAATTGATCACCTGCCATTAGCAAAGCGGCCGCAGCAATATTTTGCCGTACTGCCCACGATTCGATCCGTCGGGGTGCAAGGGGATTCACGAACGTATGGATTTCCTATTATTGTGCGAGCGGTGTCCACGGTTGATTTTATGACTGCGGATTGGACACGGTTATCAGAGAAAATATTATCTCGCATTGCCACGCGCATCACCAATGAAGTCCATGAAGTGAACCGCGTGCTGTACGACATTACGTCGAAGCCGCCGGGGACGGTTGAGTGGGAATAA
- a CDS encoding adenosine deaminase, translating to MDSRSKNPSVELHAHLGSSVDPAMLWSIAHERGIKLPSKNYWDFESMITMDKDEKNLNLNSMHYDFFYWTELIQSSPGPLRESVRSVIGGGYRASNIVLHELRFNPMFRNRGGEMDLDHIIMAAIWGMQQAQLEYPQVKAGLILMMDRMLSFKQNEVILKKAIKYRHLGIVGIDVAGPQRKSFSMKRHAPLFEQARKAGLGITVHTGEEGNIPEMRFVVRQIRPDRIGHGFLCTKDPALMRDIVKQNITLEMCPTSNLKNSVIRNINDLRSIVRKYLQHKIKFTINTDGPEMYRTNIFQEQQLLKKNHILTQAQINQCTQWAFEAAFVK from the coding sequence ATGGACTCACGATCAAAAAATCCATCAGTTGAACTCCACGCCCATTTAGGCTCATCGGTGGATCCAGCTATGCTCTGGTCTATCGCTCATGAGCGTGGCATAAAATTACCGAGTAAGAATTATTGGGATTTTGAATCCATGATTACCATGGATAAGGATGAAAAAAATCTCAATTTGAATTCGATGCACTATGATTTTTTCTATTGGACAGAGTTAATTCAATCATCACCCGGACCACTGCGGGAATCTGTACGGAGCGTTATCGGTGGAGGTTATCGTGCCAGTAATATTGTGTTGCATGAATTACGGTTTAATCCCATGTTCCGTAATCGCGGCGGGGAGATGGATCTTGATCATATTATCATGGCTGCCATCTGGGGAATGCAACAAGCACAACTAGAGTATCCGCAAGTGAAAGCCGGACTGATTCTCATGATGGATCGCATGCTATCATTCAAACAAAATGAAGTGATTTTGAAAAAGGCGATTAAGTATCGTCACTTAGGCATCGTCGGCATTGACGTCGCCGGCCCGCAGCGTAAATCATTTTCTATGAAGCGCCACGCGCCACTCTTTGAGCAAGCACGCAAAGCTGGACTCGGCATCACGGTTCATACCGGAGAAGAGGGGAATATACCGGAGATGCGATTTGTAGTGCGCCAGATTCGTCCAGATCGGATCGGTCATGGATTTCTCTGCACCAAAGATCCCGCCCTGATGCGCGACATTGTGAAGCAGAATATCACGCTGGAAATGTGCCCAACTTCAAACCTCAAAAATTCGGTGATACGGAATATCAATGATTTGCGATCTATTGTACGAAAATACCTTCAGCATAAAATAAAATTTACCATCAATACTGATGGGCCCGAGATGTACCGGACGAACATTTTCCAGGAACAGCAATTACTCAAAAAGAATCATATTTTGACCCAGGCGCAGATCAATCAGTGCACCCAGTGGGCATTTGAAGCAGCCTTCGTGAAATAG
- a CDS encoding IMP dehydrogenase, with protein MAIRIRQGITFDDVLLEPRRSGVDRDRINLRSRLTKTVFLDIPILAAAMDTVSESRMAIALGKLGGMAVVHRNCAIADSVRWVREARRAGVQVGAAVGPHDIERAIAISKAGATAIFVDCAHAHHDRIIRDAKKIKKAIRTPLILGNIGTAEAARALMPFADGLKVGIGPGAICTTRIVTGVGVPQLTAIMDVVAVARKRGIPVIADGGMKYSGDVVKALAAGASSVMLGSMLAGTDEAPGKVVTIEGKKYKQFRGMGSLAAMQSGRSSDRYFQKGKKKYVPEGVEAITPYKGPVGDVVWNIVGGLKSGMGYLGAMDIPALTKQARFIQITSASLKESHPHTITIAKKAPNY; from the coding sequence ATGGCCATTCGCATCCGACAAGGTATCACCTTTGATGACGTGCTTCTCGAACCACGTCGCTCTGGGGTGGATCGTGACCGGATCAACCTGCGTAGCCGTCTGACTAAGACGGTTTTTTTGGACATCCCGATTCTTGCTGCGGCCATGGATACGGTGAGTGAATCGCGTATGGCGATTGCCCTGGGGAAATTAGGCGGTATGGCAGTGGTGCACCGGAATTGTGCAATCGCTGATTCGGTTCGCTGGGTACGTGAAGCTCGTCGCGCCGGTGTCCAGGTGGGCGCTGCCGTTGGCCCCCATGATATTGAGCGGGCGATTGCTATCAGTAAAGCTGGTGCGACTGCTATTTTTGTCGACTGCGCTCACGCACATCATGATCGGATCATACGTGATGCTAAGAAAATCAAGAAAGCAATTCGTACCCCTTTGATTTTAGGAAATATTGGCACTGCTGAAGCGGCACGTGCGCTGATGCCATTTGCTGACGGATTGAAAGTTGGTATTGGTCCTGGTGCTATTTGCACCACGCGTATCGTAACCGGCGTGGGTGTTCCTCAATTGACTGCCATTATGGATGTGGTAGCCGTCGCTCGCAAGCGCGGGATTCCCGTGATTGCCGACGGTGGTATGAAATACTCGGGTGACGTCGTGAAAGCTTTAGCGGCCGGTGCATCCAGTGTTATGCTCGGCTCAATGTTGGCTGGTACAGATGAAGCGCCCGGAAAGGTAGTGACTATTGAAGGTAAGAAGTACAAACAGTTCCGCGGCATGGGTAGCCTGGCTGCTATGCAAAGTGGCCGATCCAGCGATCGGTATTTCCAGAAAGGAAAGAAAAAGTATGTACCTGAAGGCGTGGAAGCGATTACGCCATATAAAGGCCCAGTCGGAGATGTTGTCTGGAATATCGTCGGTGGACTGAAGAGTGGTATGGGGTATTTGGGGGCAATGGATATACCTGCATTAACGAAACAAGCTCGTTTTATCCAGATAACCAGCGCTAGCCTGAAAGAATCTCACCCCCATACAATTACAATTGCGAAAAAAGCCCCTAACTACTAG
- the dnaX gene encoding DNA polymerase III subunit gamma/tau, whose product MPALYRKYRPQRFDDLVGQTPIKVTLQHELTHNRVAHAYLFAGPRGVGKTTTARLLAMEVNTQALPEAEREKIAREILEGKSIDVIEIDAASHTGVDNVRENIIENARFTPQYLTYKVFIIDEVHMLSTSSFNALLKTLEEPPAHVIFILATTELHRVPETIISRCQRFDFKRVSVADLAERLEILAKAEQVSLDADVVQAIARRADGSVRDAEVLLGQLISLGEKKITLEQAGLVLPRSNQELVIAFIQALVKREPQAGLEIVERLITDGVPPQEFIKECVEILRFALLYRAYGDTREMDEYGLAREIRDHLITLVKDQPVTALLTMMETLLQAEREMRTTPILQLPLEMAVMRLVSDDDVSKNQSPSSQPPAAPSGTHTGGRRKPVETPESESSVPAQPTPVPKKSAPKQKNERALSDITKKWSEILDAIGQTHRSIGMSLKVGIPYSLHDNRLTIAFQHAFHAERTNERNVKARIQDVIQELTGMLVTITTAVIDPAEFEKYAPAVAPASNIVQDAVAIFGGEVVAEN is encoded by the coding sequence ATGCCCGCATTGTATCGGAAATATCGCCCCCAACGATTTGACGACCTCGTCGGTCAAACACCAATAAAAGTGACCTTGCAGCATGAATTAACGCATAATCGCGTGGCTCATGCCTATTTGTTTGCTGGTCCGCGCGGCGTCGGGAAGACTACCACGGCGCGACTTTTAGCTATGGAGGTCAATACTCAGGCGTTGCCCGAAGCTGAGCGAGAGAAAATCGCCCGGGAGATATTGGAGGGTAAATCCATTGACGTGATTGAGATTGACGCAGCCTCACACACTGGAGTGGACAATGTGCGGGAAAATATTATTGAGAACGCTCGCTTTACCCCACAGTATCTCACGTATAAGGTATTCATCATAGATGAGGTGCACATGCTCTCCACTAGCTCGTTTAATGCATTGCTGAAGACGCTTGAGGAGCCACCGGCGCATGTCATTTTCATACTCGCCACTACTGAATTGCACCGCGTGCCGGAGACGATTATTTCTCGGTGCCAGCGATTTGATTTCAAGCGTGTCAGCGTGGCGGATCTCGCTGAGCGATTAGAGATATTGGCGAAAGCGGAGCAGGTCTCGCTTGATGCTGACGTGGTGCAGGCGATTGCTCGACGCGCGGATGGTTCGGTGCGCGATGCAGAAGTACTACTCGGGCAATTGATTTCACTGGGCGAAAAGAAGATTACTTTGGAGCAGGCCGGATTGGTATTGCCTCGATCAAATCAAGAGTTAGTCATTGCATTCATTCAAGCGTTGGTGAAGCGGGAGCCACAGGCAGGCTTAGAAATTGTTGAGCGACTCATCACTGACGGCGTACCACCGCAGGAATTTATCAAAGAGTGCGTTGAGATATTGCGTTTTGCTTTGCTCTATCGCGCCTACGGTGATACACGAGAAATGGATGAATATGGACTGGCGCGGGAGATCCGAGACCATTTGATTACGCTCGTGAAGGACCAGCCCGTGACCGCACTATTGACGATGATGGAGACCCTGTTGCAGGCTGAGCGAGAAATGCGCACCACGCCAATTTTGCAGCTGCCTCTGGAGATGGCTGTGATGAGATTAGTAAGTGATGATGACGTTTCCAAAAATCAATCGCCATCATCTCAGCCACCCGCTGCACCGAGCGGCACCCATACCGGTGGTCGACGTAAACCCGTGGAAACACCCGAGTCTGAATCATCGGTGCCAGCGCAGCCAACGCCCGTGCCGAAAAAATCAGCTCCAAAGCAAAAGAATGAGCGCGCGCTTTCGGATATCACGAAAAAATGGTCAGAAATTCTTGATGCAATTGGTCAGACACACCGCTCGATTGGCATGTCGCTCAAAGTGGGCATCCCTTATAGTTTGCATGATAATCGGCTGACCATCGCTTTTCAGCATGCGTTTCATGCTGAGCGCACCAATGAACGCAATGTCAAAGCGCGGATCCAGGACGTGATTCAGGAACTGACGGGAATGCTCGTCACTATTACCACGGCCGTGATTGATCCGGCTGAATTCGAGAAGTATGCGCCAGCTGTCGCACCTGCCAGCAATATTGTCCAGGACGCCGTGGCAATTTTTGGTGGTGAGGTTGTCGCAGAGAATTAA
- a CDS encoding SAM-dependent methyltransferase — protein MTELLRWTLIFGGIILIFGTAAYAGLKAAPWLPVLKRDIKRVVDLAELTESDVAYDLGSGDGRILIALAHNYSCTVVGYEVSFLPYLISRLKILLLGLWRQVEIRFADFFNRDLGQATVVFCFLTPKAMEKLAPKFQKELRPGTRIISYSFAIPGWTPIAINRPEKRIPIFIYRVDARA, from the coding sequence ATGACGGAACTGCTTCGTTGGACATTGATCTTTGGCGGTATCATTTTAATTTTTGGTACCGCAGCGTATGCCGGTCTGAAAGCGGCTCCGTGGCTGCCGGTACTGAAGCGCGATATTAAGCGGGTAGTTGACCTGGCAGAATTAACTGAGAGCGACGTGGCCTATGACCTGGGTTCGGGGGATGGACGGATTTTGATCGCGCTAGCGCATAATTATTCGTGCACCGTGGTAGGGTATGAGGTTTCCTTTTTGCCGTATTTGATTTCTCGGCTTAAAATTTTATTGCTTGGATTGTGGCGGCAGGTGGAGATTCGGTTCGCTGATTTTTTTAATCGGGACCTGGGGCAGGCCACGGTTGTGTTTTGTTTCTTGACGCCAAAAGCCATGGAGAAACTGGCGCCGAAATTTCAGAAGGAATTACGACCTGGCACGCGGATCATTTCCTATAGTTTTGCCATTCCCGGGTGGACGCCGATCGCCATTAATCGTCCCGAGAAGCGTATCCCCATTTTCATCTACCGGGTTGACGCTCGCGCATAA
- a CDS encoding type IV secretory system conjugative DNA transfer family protein — protein sequence MAPNINIFGSIGDLWGNLVSSSAFPILLLSISVVIVVVASFLLLRRHMRNERALPEALQKIVLLVTVPKESEMAIREGQPQHELQSMLAEAEAWFATLGGMRAQRGMTSSIAGRTDHFALEMVVSGGLISFYVVTPRYLRDYLEQQIHAQYPRAQIEPVDDFNVFTPTSTVVGTTLRFKKPFFFPIRTYRQLEVDPLQSITNVLAKIPTGESAVIQYVVRSAKGEWHDQGARVARNIHQGMSLHDAVGKHGFAAFMSAVYHTFVPKKEKQDPYQQPRMPSSRDQEIAKSIEEKTSKAGMDVNIRIIIAAQTAQRAQAYLTGIVDAFSQYNMYEYGNGFMRKDPFKKDTLIHDYIYRRFNEKQSSLLNAEEMASVFHFPIPMTETPNIRWLQSRKAPAPLNIPNEGIVLGHSPYRGNDQLIRISRADRRRHVYTIGKSGVGKSVLLSNMIIQDIQNGEGVGVVDPHGDLISTVMEHIPKERADDVIYFNPSDMSRPVGLNMLEATTPEEKDFAVQEMVAIFYKLFPPEMIGPMFEHNMRNVMLTLMEDTESPGTIAEIPRMFTDTAFQKYKVAKVKDPVVRAFWEKEMAKTSDFHKSEMLGYLISKVGRFVENAMMRNIIGQPRSGFNFDDVLNNRKILLVNLAKGTTGEVNSNLLGLIIVSKLQMAAMKRVSLPEDKRNDFYLYLDEFQNFVTDSIATILSEARKYRLCLTMAHQYTSQLVRENNDSRIRDAVFGNAGTMIMFRVGVEDAETFAKEFDPVFNEYDIINVDMYTALVKLLINNTASKPFTMQTYPPQPGNSALAQQIIELSRMKYGRDQASVEQEIMTRSQLGGAATRPAVTPMAERSL from the coding sequence ATGGCGCCAAACATAAATATTTTTGGCAGCATCGGTGATCTGTGGGGGAATCTTGTCAGTAGTTCCGCTTTCCCTATACTGCTTTTGAGCATTTCAGTCGTGATCGTTGTGGTTGCGTCTTTTTTGTTATTGCGACGGCACATGCGTAATGAGCGCGCTCTTCCCGAAGCATTGCAAAAAATTGTTTTACTAGTGACGGTGCCCAAGGAATCTGAAATGGCTATTCGAGAGGGTCAACCGCAGCACGAACTTCAGTCGATGCTGGCTGAAGCTGAAGCGTGGTTTGCCACGCTGGGTGGCATGCGGGCGCAAAGGGGTATGACCTCGTCGATTGCCGGACGTACCGATCACTTTGCTCTAGAGATGGTCGTCTCGGGCGGGTTGATTTCATTCTATGTGGTGACGCCGCGCTACCTGCGTGATTATTTGGAACAGCAGATCCATGCCCAATATCCACGAGCGCAGATTGAGCCGGTTGATGATTTTAATGTTTTCACGCCTACCAGTACGGTCGTGGGTACCACGCTGCGATTCAAAAAACCATTTTTCTTTCCCATCCGCACCTATCGTCAGCTCGAAGTGGACCCACTGCAATCGATTACCAATGTGCTGGCAAAAATACCCACCGGAGAAAGCGCGGTTATTCAATATGTGGTACGCTCGGCAAAAGGCGAATGGCATGATCAGGGCGCGCGCGTGGCGCGCAATATTCACCAGGGGATGAGTCTCCATGACGCCGTGGGCAAACACGGTTTCGCCGCATTTATGTCCGCGGTCTATCATACCTTTGTCCCCAAGAAGGAAAAGCAAGACCCCTATCAGCAGCCGCGGATGCCGTCTTCACGCGATCAGGAGATAGCTAAGAGCATCGAAGAAAAAACGTCTAAGGCGGGCATGGACGTCAATATCCGCATTATTATTGCTGCCCAAACCGCTCAACGCGCGCAGGCTTACTTAACCGGCATCGTCGACGCTTTTTCCCAATACAATATGTATGAGTACGGCAATGGCTTCATGCGCAAGGACCCCTTTAAGAAAGATACGCTGATTCACGATTATATTTACCGCCGGTTTAATGAAAAGCAATCATCATTGCTCAATGCAGAAGAAATGGCTTCAGTATTCCATTTCCCGATACCTATGACTGAGACGCCGAATATCCGCTGGCTCCAATCGCGGAAAGCCCCGGCCCCGCTCAACATCCCTAATGAGGGTATCGTGCTGGGCCATAGCCCGTATCGGGGTAACGACCAGCTAATCCGTATCAGTCGAGCTGACCGGCGCCGACACGTGTATACGATCGGTAAATCCGGCGTTGGCAAATCGGTGTTGCTCTCTAATATGATTATTCAAGATATTCAGAATGGTGAGGGTGTCGGGGTCGTTGATCCTCATGGTGATCTTATTAGCACCGTGATGGAGCATATTCCAAAAGAGCGGGCGGATGATGTCATTTATTTTAATCCGTCGGACATGAGCCGACCGGTCGGCTTGAATATGCTGGAAGCAACCACGCCGGAAGAAAAAGATTTTGCGGTGCAGGAAATGGTGGCGATATTCTATAAATTATTTCCGCCAGAAATGATTGGCCCCATGTTTGAGCACAACATGCGCAATGTCATGCTGACGCTGATGGAGGATACTGAGTCGCCCGGCACGATCGCTGAAATACCCCGCATGTTTACAGATACCGCTTTTCAGAAATACAAAGTGGCGAAGGTGAAAGACCCGGTGGTACGCGCCTTCTGGGAAAAAGAAATGGCTAAGACGTCTGATTTCCATAAATCAGAAATGCTTGGGTACCTCATTTCAAAAGTTGGGCGGTTTGTGGAAAACGCCATGATGCGTAACATCATTGGCCAGCCACGATCGGGATTTAATTTTGATGACGTGCTCAATAACCGGAAGATACTTTTGGTTAATCTGGCGAAGGGGACCACCGGCGAGGTAAACAGCAATTTGCTTGGCCTGATCATTGTTTCTAAATTGCAAATGGCCGCGATGAAGCGTGTCAGTCTGCCGGAAGATAAGCGTAATGATTTCTATTTGTATTTGGATGAATTCCAAAATTTTGTTACCGACAGCATCGCCACCATATTATCCGAAGCACGGAAATACCGATTGTGCCTGACTATGGCGCATCAATACACCAGTCAGCTGGTACGGGAAAATAACGATAGCAGAATACGGGACGCGGTATTTGGCAATGCTGGCACCATGATTATGTTCCGAGTGGGCGTCGAAGATGCGGAAACGTTTGCTAAGGAGTTTGATCCGGTTTTCAATGAGTACGACATCATTAACGTTGATATGTATACAGCGTTAGTGAAGCTTCTTATTAATAATACGGCCTCGAAGCCATTTACCATGCAGACGTATCCACCGCAGCCTGGTAATTCGGCATTAGCCCAGCAGATCATAGAATTATCTCGGATGAAGTATGGTCGAGACCAGGCGTCGGTAGAGCAGGAGATCATGACTCGATCGCAACTGGGCGGGGCGGCTACTCGACCAGCGGTCACGCCGATGGCGGAGCGTTCATTATAA
- a CDS encoding ATP-dependent Clp protease ATP-binding subunit, which produces MFDWQPASTSLMLILIVLGVVIFWLYRENIKARSNTGVLRLYSKDLTSLARQNQLDPVIGREHEVERVIQILSRRTKNNPVLIGKSGVGKTAIIEGLAQKISDGSVTTILQNKKVLALDLSGLVAGTKYRGEFEKRLKSLVDEIIAAKRSIILFIDEIHTLAEAGQATGAIDAADILKPALARGDLQVIGATTPEEYKDYVEKDMTLERRFQPVLIGEVTKEQTFNILKGVRSRYEQHHQLKISDAALTQAIEMADQHIHDRYFPDKAIDLMDEAAALVKLRGIKKPAPAGSATVEASDVDEVLNEWRDESLESKPHVSKT; this is translated from the coding sequence ATGTTCGACTGGCAGCCAGCATCGACCTCTCTTATGCTTATCCTCATTGTCTTGGGGGTAGTCATATTTTGGTTGTATCGAGAAAATATCAAAGCGCGCTCAAACACCGGCGTACTCAGATTATATTCAAAAGACTTAACCTCACTCGCCCGCCAGAACCAGCTGGATCCGGTTATTGGCCGTGAGCATGAGGTAGAGCGGGTTATTCAAATATTATCCCGCCGTACTAAGAACAACCCCGTACTGATCGGAAAATCCGGTGTGGGTAAAACCGCTATCATCGAGGGATTAGCACAAAAAATCTCCGATGGCAGCGTCACCACCATTCTTCAAAATAAGAAAGTGCTCGCCCTCGACTTGAGCGGGCTCGTGGCCGGCACTAAATACCGCGGCGAATTTGAAAAGCGCTTAAAATCATTGGTGGATGAAATCATTGCCGCCAAACGTTCTATTATTCTATTCATAGATGAAATACACACCTTAGCGGAGGCGGGCCAAGCCACCGGTGCCATTGATGCGGCAGACATCTTGAAGCCGGCCCTCGCCCGCGGCGACCTGCAAGTCATCGGCGCTACCACGCCCGAGGAGTACAAAGATTATGTAGAAAAAGACATGACCCTTGAGCGTCGTTTCCAGCCAGTCTTGATCGGCGAAGTAACCAAAGAACAAACGTTCAATATCCTCAAAGGCGTGCGTTCCCGATACGAGCAGCACCACCAGTTGAAAATCAGTGATGCCGCACTTACCCAAGCTATTGAAATGGCGGATCAACACATCCATGATCGGTACTTCCCGGATAAAGCGATTGACCTAATGGATGAAGCCGCCGCACTCGTTAAACTCCGCGGTATTAAAAAACCCGCTCCCGCCGGATCCGCGACCGTCGAGGCATCTGACGTCGACGAAGTGCTGAATGAATGGCGCGACGAGTCGCTCGAGTCAAAACCGCATGTCTCAAAAACATAA